Part of the Nostoc sp. ATCC 53789 genome, GCACAAACTACAGCAACAAATCATCCCTGCTGATGAGTCTGGTTTTACGATTATTGAGTCTTTGGTAGCAATAGTTATAGTTGCTATTTTAATGGCAGCGATCGCACCTGCGATCGTCATCTCAACAGCAACCCGCGTTCAGTCTCGACGAGTGGAACTGTCAACCCAAGCGACAAAAGCATTTATTGATGCCATTAGAACTGGAGCAATAGCAGCGCCAAGTACAATCATTGCACGCGATCCTGCAAATGCAACTACAACCCGAAATGTTTCAAATTCAACTCAAGCAGCAGCCTATTTAATTAGCAGTACAGAAATGCCCGTTCCGCAAGCAAGTGATACAAATTTGTATTGCTTTAAGGTTACTGATGGCACTATTACTACTACTAGTACTACAGGTTGTAGGGATAAGCCCTTTGAGCAGTTTTACATTCAAGCTGCTCAAGTTAAAGTTACAGGTAGTTCGGTAAACGACGGTTATCGTCTAGCAATTAGGGTTTATCGAACAGATATTGACTTTAGTAAAACTATAACAGCCAATACAGGGAACTCAAATAGTGATAAGAAAACACAAAAAACTTTCACAGGCGGATTGGGCGATCGCCAAGCACCATTAATCGAAATGACAACCGATATTGGCAACAGTTACACTACATTTCAGGCTTTATGCCGACGACTGGGTACTGCAACAAATCAAGCTTGCCAGTAAAAAACTAGGCAGTTTCACATTATGCGATGCTCACTGTGCATTTATCACTAAAGAGAATTCCACAATATGGTGAGTACACTAAAATTCTTAATCAAAAGCCAGCTAAAACGCTCTAGGCTAGTTCAGCAAGTTAACGGTTTTACTATGATTGAACTGTTGATTGCCATGATTCTGGCATTCCTCATCATCACACCGTTGCTAGGATTCATGGTTAACATTATGGATACAGACCGAAAGGAGCAAGCAAAGGCAAATTCTGAGCAAGAAATTCAAGCTGCGTTAGATTATATTGCCCGTGATTTACAACAGGCAATTTATATTTATGATGCTGACGGAATTGAAGCTATCAAAAATCAATTACCTAATTCGAGCGCGACAGATAGAGTCCCTGTCGTTGTCTTTTGGAAGCGAGAATTAGTTAACCAAGCGCTTACAATTACAGGAACCGAAAAAGATGATACTTTTGTATACTCATTGGTTGCCTATTATTTAATTAAAGACGCTACTTCTAGTTCTACTTGGTCTAATGCAGCTCGGATTGCGAGATGGCAAATTAAGGATGGTGTACCAGCTAGTACTGGTGTTGATTGTACTGGCTACACTGGCAAATATATTAGTGGTAATTGTCCTAGTCCAGGTTTTACCCTATTTAAACTCGATGGAGTAGGCACTATTAATGACAAGATGAATGCTTGGGTAAAAGCCACAGAAACTTATACTGCTGATACTACAGTACTTGTTGACTTTATTGATCAAACCAAGACTGATGATACAACACCAGCACCTGCGGCAACTTGTCCTACTGATAACAACACATGGCAAAAAGTATCACCAAACACTGCTAGCTTTAATACACGTAATACTGGCAAAATGACTGGTTTCTATGCGTGTATCGATAGGGTTAACACAACAGCGCAGGTAACTTTACGAGGCAATGCACTTGCACGTTTACAAAGCAATAACCTTAATTACACAGATACCAACAAAACTTATTTTCCAAGTGCAAGTATACGCGTACAAGGGCGCGGATACTTATTTACTAAATAAGTGCTGAAAATTCAAGGATTAATTAATGGCAGCTAATTATGGGAAAGTTAAGTTTGAAGTTATTTAACCCAAACAGTAGAAATGAAACCAGTAAACAGCGATGTTTAATTCACAGACTACGCTATGCTTCTGGATATACCCAACAAGATGCTGGCTTTAGCTTGCTGGAATTAATCGTAGTGATGGTGATGATTGGAATTTTAGCAGCGATCGCAGCCCCTGGTTGGCTTGCCTTTGTGAATCGGCAGAAAGTGAATAAGGTTAACGACGCTGTTTTAGCCGCACTGCAAGAAGCACAGCGCGAAGCTAAAAACAAAAAACTTAGCTACAGTGTCAGTTTTCAGAAAAATAGCACAACCCAAAATGCAGAGGTTGCTGTTTATAATACCAATGCTGGAAGCCCTACATGGAAACCTTTAGGAGCAGATGTAGGCATCAGCTCTGATAAATTTCTGCTAGGTGCAAATCTCACCAGTCAAAACACTGCTGGTTCATCTGTCTCTTACACTTTAAGTGCGTCAACAAAAATTACCTTTGACTATATGGGGACTTTACCCAATGCAAGCTTTGGAACACCTGTAGCCCCTTCGACAGAGCCACCTGGGTTAAAAATAGTGGTAGCTGTACCAAGCTCTGCAAACTCCACATCGGCTAGTAGCGTCAAGCGATGCGTCATTGTGAAAACTCTCTTAGGCTCAATGCTCACAGCACAAGATGATAAATGCAGTTAAGTAGCTTATGCAGGAATCTTCATTTTAAATTACGTAATAATACTGTATATAAAACTGCACATTGATAGCAAAATTAAAACATCAGGTGCAGTTTTTAATGTTCGATAGATTTATTTAAGAGCCAGTAATAGACTAGCTATTGGTTCAATATATAAAATAAAAAGCGTCTTAATCAAAATATCAAAATGTGAATTTTGTCAAATGGCTGAAAATCTTGATATTACTATAGCGATCCCAACTTATAACGGTGAAAGTCGTTTACCAGAACTATTAGAACGACTACAAAACCAACTTCACACCGAAAATTTAACTTGGGAAATTATAGTTGTAGACAACAACAGCACTGATAACACAGCTAAAGTTGTTCAAACCTATCAACAGAATTGGCAATGTTCTTACCCTTTGAAGTATTGCTTTGAAGCACAACAGGGGGCAGCCTATGCCCGAAAAAAGGCAGTTGCAGAAGCTAAAGGTAGATTAATAGGTTTTCTAGATGATGACAACTATCCAGTATCAAATTGGGTATATGCAGCTTATACTTTTGGTGAAAAATACCCCAAAGCGGGAGCTTATGGCAGCCAAATTCACCCCGACTGGGAAGTAGAACCACCTGAAAACTTTCAGAGAATTGCCCCATTCTTAGCAATTACAGAGCGAGGTGATTTACCGTTATTATATGAAGCATCTAAAAAATTGCTACCTCCCTCTGCCGGACTTGTAGTGCGTAAAGAAGCGTGGTTAGAAAGCGTGCCAGATAAGGCGATTTTAACTGGGAGAGTTAAAGGCAATATGCTTACCAGTGAAGACTTAGAAATGTTGTCTTATATCCAAAAATCAGGATGGGAAATTTGGTATAACCCAGAAATGGAAATTTCCCATAGAATACCTAGTTCTCGTTTACAAAAAGACTATTTGATTCCCTTTTTTAGAGGAATTGGACTTAGCCGTTATGTAACTAGAATGGTTAATATCAAACAGATATATAAACCAATTGCTCTTTTATCTTATATGATAAATGACTTACGTAAAATTACTTTACACTTACTTAAATACCGAACTAGACTCAAACACGATTTGGTAGTTGCTTGCGAAATGGAACTTTTTTTTAGTAGCTTCGTTAGCCCTTTTTACCTTTGGAAAAATGGATATTTTAAAAAATAAATGATCAAAACATTAAATATTATGGTCAACTTATCAGTTGAAAGTTTAGATATTAGCATAGCTATCCCTGCCTATAACGGAGCAACCCGTTTACCTAAAGTTTTAGATAAGCTATTAAACCAGATAGGAGTAGAAAAACTTAATTGGGAAATTATTATTGTAGATAACAATAGTTCTGATAACACATCTGAAATAATCCAGAATTACCAAAAAATATATGATATAAATTGTCGGTTAAGATATTTTTTAGAACCCAAACAGGGAGCAGCTTTTGCAAGATTGCGGGCAGTACGTGAAGCAAGAGGTGAGCTAATAGCGTTTTTAGATGATGATAATTTACCTGATCCTGATTGGTTAGCTCAAGCATATACCTTTGGATTAGAACATCCTCAAGCAGGTGCTTGGAGCGGACAGATTCATGGGGATTTTGAAGTAAAGCTGCCAGAAAATTTTGAAAGAATTCAAGCTTTTTTAGCAATCAGAGAACATGGTTCAAATCCGCATTTATTTGATGCAGAAAATTTAAGACTACCTCCTGCGGCAGCGCTTGTTGTGAGAAAACAAGTATGGTGTGAAAATGTACCAGAACAACCGAATTTAAGCGGCAAATTAC contains:
- a CDS encoding prepilin-type N-terminal cleavage/methylation domain-containing protein, with translation MGKLSLKLFNPNSRNETSKQRCLIHRLRYASGYTQQDAGFSLLELIVVMVMIGILAAIAAPGWLAFVNRQKVNKVNDAVLAALQEAQREAKNKKLSYSVSFQKNSTTQNAEVAVYNTNAGSPTWKPLGADVGISSDKFLLGANLTSQNTAGSSVSYTLSASTKITFDYMGTLPNASFGTPVAPSTEPPGLKIVVAVPSSANSTSASSVKRCVIVKTLLGSMLTAQDDKCS
- the hpsE gene encoding hormogonium polysaccharide biosynthesis glycosyltransferase HpsE, coding for MIKTLNIMVNLSVESLDISIAIPAYNGATRLPKVLDKLLNQIGVEKLNWEIIIVDNNSSDNTSEIIQNYQKIYDINCRLRYFLEPKQGAAFARLRAVREARGELIAFLDDDNLPDPDWLAQAYTFGLEHPQAGAWSGQIHGDFEVKLPENFERIQAFLAIREHGSNPHLFDAENLRLPPAAALVVRKQVWCENVPEQPNLSGKLPGIFVQGDDYEPLLYIHYAGWEIWYNPNMHTYHQIPHWRLERDYLLTLARGCGLCIFQLRLINAKNWQKPIIFVKTILGNLRRVLQHLIQYRGQFKTNLIALFELNFYLASMMSPFYSLRCKLDKILKTRSVQHD
- the hpsB gene encoding hormogonium polysaccharide secretion pseudopilin HpsB → MIKHKLQQQIIPADESGFTIIESLVAIVIVAILMAAIAPAIVISTATRVQSRRVELSTQATKAFIDAIRTGAIAAPSTIIARDPANATTTRNVSNSTQAAAYLISSTEMPVPQASDTNLYCFKVTDGTITTTSTTGCRDKPFEQFYIQAAQVKVTGSSVNDGYRLAIRVYRTDIDFSKTITANTGNSNSDKKTQKTFTGGLGDRQAPLIEMTTDIGNSYTTFQALCRRLGTATNQACQ
- the hpsE gene encoding hormogonium polysaccharide biosynthesis glycosyltransferase HpsE, translated to MAENLDITIAIPTYNGESRLPELLERLQNQLHTENLTWEIIVVDNNSTDNTAKVVQTYQQNWQCSYPLKYCFEAQQGAAYARKKAVAEAKGRLIGFLDDDNYPVSNWVYAAYTFGEKYPKAGAYGSQIHPDWEVEPPENFQRIAPFLAITERGDLPLLYEASKKLLPPSAGLVVRKEAWLESVPDKAILTGRVKGNMLTSEDLEMLSYIQKSGWEIWYNPEMEISHRIPSSRLQKDYLIPFFRGIGLSRYVTRMVNIKQIYKPIALLSYMINDLRKITLHLLKYRTRLKHDLVVACEMELFFSSFVSPFYLWKNGYFKK
- the hpsC gene encoding hormogonium polysaccharide secretion pseudopilin HpsC; the protein is MSTLKFLIKSQLKRSRLVQQVNGFTMIELLIAMILAFLIITPLLGFMVNIMDTDRKEQAKANSEQEIQAALDYIARDLQQAIYIYDADGIEAIKNQLPNSSATDRVPVVVFWKRELVNQALTITGTEKDDTFVYSLVAYYLIKDATSSSTWSNAARIARWQIKDGVPASTGVDCTGYTGKYISGNCPSPGFTLFKLDGVGTINDKMNAWVKATETYTADTTVLVDFIDQTKTDDTTPAPAATCPTDNNTWQKVSPNTASFNTRNTGKMTGFYACIDRVNTTAQVTLRGNALARLQSNNLNYTDTNKTYFPSASIRVQGRGYLFTK